ATTTTGCAGGAGTCAGTGAGCCCACCTTGATCTCTTGCTTTAACATTTAGCTGATAATGTTTTGATGTTTCATAATCTACTTTTCCAGTCAAACGTACCTCACCACTTGCACCgtatatttcaaataaatccAGAATCCCGTCAGTGGTACTCGATAAGGAGTACGTTATTAAGCCATTTGCGCCTTGATCTACGTCTCTAGCAGTTACAGTCATTAATGAAGTTCCCTTCGAGGTGTTTTCCATTAAACTCGCTTTATATGTTGACTGCGTAAACACTGGGGCATTGTCATTCGCATCTAATACAGTTACGTGAATTTTCACTGTCCCTGATAGCTGAGGTTCACCTCCGTCGAAGGCGGTTAGTGTTAGAGTCAGATGCTCTTGTTTTTCACGATCGAGAGGTTTTTCCAAGACCATCTCAACCTCCTTTTCTCCATCTGCGTTTTCGTTGAGATTTAAAACGAAGTTATCTGTTGGATTAAGGGAGTAGCTCTTGAGCCCATTTCTTCCAACATCAGTATCTAATGCTTTCTCTAATACAAATTTTGCCCCCCTGACAGCCGACTCACTTATCTCAAATAACATACTGTTCATTTTGAATATAGGAGCGTTGTCGTTTATATCTGTTATTTCTACTGTTACACGATAGAACTCGATTGGGTTTTCCAAAATAATTTGAAACTGTAAAGCGCATGGACTCGTCTGTTTGCACAACGCCTCTCTGTCTATTTTCTCCCTGATGAGAAGGAGGCCTCTTTCTTTATTCAGCTCGATGTATTCGGCGCCGTTTCCAACATGCAAGCGAGCTTTCCCTGTTTTCAGCCGTTTTAAATCCAAACCTAAATCTTGTGCTATGTTTCCGACCAGCGAGCCTTTCGACATTTCCTCGGGAATAGAGTAGCTGGCCTGCCCGTGTACGGAACAGAAGCAGAGCGTCGAGAGAAACAAAAGCACTTGCCGTCTCATTGTTCCGTTCAACGGTGCTATACCGTCACAACGAATCAGAAAATAATCCACAGAAAAGACAGTCGCTATCCACAAATAGCTGGACTGGGATAATAAAAAACGTCAGTGAAAATGTCCGTGTAAATTATTCCAACTCTTTGGTCCGTGTGTACTCTCCTCGGTGACTGAAATAGTGTGTTGTGCCGTCTTTACATCCCACAGCAACTAAATGATCTGGGAGGTGCTGCTGAAATCTGCAGtggcactaacacacactggcCAACAGCGTCGCTAAGAGTGCAAAATAAGAAACTGCAGAATACAGGGGTTATTAAGGAGCCAATGAACTGTAGGTTTTAAACAGGCTACTCAAAGAACTTGTCACAGTAGCACTGTGTAGATTCAAACAAAGGACAACACGAATTACTCCTGCCAGGACATTTtgtatgaaaaagaaaacacattgcACCATAGTGACCCATTGTCTCACTCGCTCGCTCAGTTGTGTGTGCATTTAGGAATCAGTGAAAATCAAAAGAGCAATGGAAAAACAGAATGACAGATGCCCTACAAGAGAATCTGCCTCAACCTCATATATCTagtgctgtccatggtgctaaactaaataaaaccacACAGGAAAATCAACTAAAAGGAcgaacagaaacattttttgagTTGATTTTGTTCTATGTCTTTACTCAAAGCAATGGAAGATATCAATATTACTCATTAAAGACGGACATCCCCTCTAGAGGAGAGTTGAGTTGAACCCTTACCCCTTACTCTAACCCTACATAAGGTGAAAGATAAAAATAGATGGAACAGTAACATTGATGTTCTGTGTGCTGTCCATGGTACTGAATCTAAATGAACTAAAAGTTAAATAAACCCCGATTTTCAGCAAGCTGAGCTAAAAGAGTATATGcaactgaaacactgaaaattgTCTAATTCAAAATAACTGGCATGGAGACGAATGGAAGAGTCTATAACTAACCTCTAGAGGAGAGTCTGGTTCATCCAGGAtgctcttttcactctgtatccGCTGCATCGTCCCTGTAGAACTGGGGTCCATGATCAGCACGTTCTGACTACCAGCTCTGCCGAACTTACAGTCACTCTTTCTGGAGTCAGTCGTCCTGCACACCTCGTAGTTGTACACGTGTTGGAGAGTCCCTGTCCCCAAAGTGTCTGAGTAACGTGGTGGATAATATGGAATCACAGGGAGATTGGAGTGATACAGGACGCGAGACTGTCTCCACCTGTAGATTTTCACTGAGATAATAACAACTACacacgtgatgaagaggaaggaaactacAGCCAGAGCCAACACTAAGTAAAAAGTCAGGTTGTCGTTGTACTCCTTGTCGTGCGTAAAGTCAGTGAACTCCGACAGCACTTCAGGGAAGCTGTCCGCCACCGCCACGTTAACAACGACTGTAGCTGAACGAGAGGGCTGCCCGTTGTCCTCCACTATAACAGTCAGTCTTTGTTTCACTGCGTCTTTATCAGTGACTTGGCGGATAGTTCTTATTTCTCCATTCTGTGAGCCCACTTCAAACAGCGCCCTGTCTGTGGCTTTCTGCAGTTTATAGGAGAGCCAGGCATTCTGTCCAGAGTCCACATCCACAGCCACCACTTTAGTGACCAGATAGCCCACATCTGCTGAACGAGGCACCATCTCAGCCACCAGAGAGCCACCAGTCTGGACTGGGTAGAGAACCTGAGGGGGGTTGTCGTTCTGGTCCTGGATCAGTATTTTCACAGTCACGTTACtactgagtggaggagagcctCCATCCTGAGCTTTGACTCGGAAATAAAAGTCTTTGATCTGCTCGTAGTCAAAAGAGCGCACTGCATGGATGACTCCACTATCAGCACTAACGGACACATGTGAGGAGACTGGCACTCCGTTAACAGAGGAGTCCTCCAGTATGTAAGAAACACGGGCATTCTGGTTCCAGTCAGCGTCTCTGGCTTTCACTGTGAATATAGAGAGACCTGGTGTGTTGTTCTCTACAATGTAAGCCTCATATGAGCTCCTCTCAAAGACAGGCGCGTTGTCATTCACGTCAGAGATCTGTAAGGTGAGAGTGACGCTGCTGGAGAGGGAGGGCACTCCCTCATCAGAGCAGCTCACTGAGATATTATACTCTGATGCTGTCTCTCGGTCTAATTCACTGTCTGTCACCAAACTATAGAAATTATTTGTTGACGTTTTTAAAGTGAAAGGCATATTTTCgttgataaaacatttcacgTTTCCGTTTTCTCCAGAGTCTTTGTCTTCGATGTTTATCATTGTAACGACTGTATTAAGTTTTGCATCCTCTGAAATCATACTTGATTTGGACAGTATGTTAATTTCTGGTTTGTTGTCATTTACATCTTGTATGTCGACGATTAATTTACAAGAATCGGTGAGTCCTCCTTCGTCACTCGCGAGTAAATTAATTTCATAGCTTCGGGACTCTTCAAAATCAATATTTCCAATTAGACTAATTTCACCGTTTTCAAGATTCACCAGAAATACCTTTCTGACATCATCTAATGTATTTGTGATTGAATATGAAATTTTGCCATTAGATCCTTCATCTGCATCTGTAGCTGTAACAGTGGCTACAACTGTTCCTTTAGGTGAATTCTCAGTAACTGTAGCTTTGTATGTGGACTGTGAAAAAATAGGGGCGTTATCATTGACGTCTAAAACTGTAATAACGATCATCATTGTTCCTGACATCTGCGGCTCTCCTCCATCTACAGCCGTTAACACGAGAGATATCTgctcctgtttctctctgtctaaaGGTTTCTGTAGAACCATCtcgatgtttttatttccatcagCGTTATTATGAACCTTCAGAGCAAAATTATCTGTTGGTTTTAATTCGTAATTTTTTAGATCGTTGATACCTACATCGAGATCCACAGCCCTTTCGAGCACAAATTTCGCCCCCGTGATCGCTGACTCGCTAATTTTAAATTTCATCTCATTCTTTTCAAAAGTTGGTGCATTATCATTGATATCAGTAATCTGGACTGTGACAGTGTAGAGTTCCATAGGATTCTCTAAAataatctgaaaatgtaaagcGCACGGCGTCGTCTGTCTGCAGAGCGCCTCTCTGTCGATTCTCTCTTTGACGAGGAggactcctctttctctgttcaGCTCGATGTACTCGTCGCTGCCTCGGGTATAAATTCGAGCTTTACCAGATGTCAGACGTTTGGTTTGTAAACCTAAATCATGCGCTATATTACCCACTAAAGATCCCTTGGGCATTTCCTCAGGAATAGTGTAGCTGACCTGCCCGAGCACCGTCCCGACGGAGAGGAGACACATGAACAACAGTACTTGCCTCGTCATTGTTCTTTCCGAAATGCTTCCAAAAGGTCCAGTGTGCTTATATTTCATAAAACTGATATCGATTCCAGCATGAAACGTTAATTCAGCGCAAATATAATCCAAACAAGAGATAGAAGGGTGAAAGATCGATTCGTTTATCAAATATTCTCCATGAGCCGTGTGTCCCTTCTTTTCAGTCTCGCTCTTCCTTTATTATGTCGATGTTACATGGGAGGTGCTGTAACAACCCTACTGTCAGCCTTCGACGCTGTGGTGAACAGCGGCCCTAAGAGTTCACATTGTAAAACTGCAGAACTCCAACATGAACTACTTACTCTCTGTCGTtcagtataaatatatgaatgtgaataaaactcAGTATGGATACAAACTCGATATGAACACATTCCCACACCTCTGCAGATATTCTCAAAGCTACAATTTGCTGGGTTTTTAAGTCACAAAAACTGTGGAATGTATTATTTGCATATTGTCTCATGTACCAAACCATTTGCCACTTCTACAAGTTATTCTGTTAAAATGTTATGAGATCCCTGTTTGCATTGTGTTAAGTGAAAGGGAGTGATCAGAATTATTTGACCGACGAAAGGAGCGTAAAAAAAATGCAAGtttagaaatgtaatatttagtGAGGATTCAGACGCTATCCATGGTTCAGAAAACATTGGAATACCAAGCAAAAG
This window of the Paralichthys olivaceus isolate ysfri-2021 chromosome 9, ASM2471397v2, whole genome shotgun sequence genome carries:
- the LOC138411408 gene encoding protocadherin beta-16-like; its protein translation is MKYKHTGPFGSISERTMTRQVLLFMCLLSVGTVLGQVSYTIPEEMPKGSLVGNIAHDLGLQTKRLTSGKARIYTRGSDEYIELNRERGVLLVKERIDREALCRQTTPCALHFQIILENPMELYTVTVQITDINDNAPTFEKNEMKFKISESAITGAKFVLERAVDLDVGINDLKNYELKPTDNFALKVHNNADGNKNIEMVLQKPLDREKQEQISLVLTAVDGGEPQMSGTMMIVITVLDVNDNAPIFSQSTYKATVTENSPKGTVVATVTATDADEGSNGKISYSITNTLDDVRKVFLVNLENGEISLIGNIDFEESRSYEINLLASDEGGLTDSCKLIVDIQDVNDNKPEINILSKSSMISEDAKLNTVVTMINIEDKDSGENGNVKCFINENMPFTLKTSTNNFYSLVTDSELDRETASEYNISVSCSDEGVPSLSSSVTLTLQISDVNDNAPVFERSSYEAYIVENNTPGLSIFTVKARDADWNQNARVSYILEDSSVNGVPVSSHVSVSADSGVIHAVRSFDYEQIKDFYFRVKAQDGGSPPLSSNVTVKILIQDQNDNPPQVLYPVQTGGSLVAEMVPRSADVGYLVTKVVAVDVDSGQNAWLSYKLQKATDRALFEVGSQNGEIRTIRQVTDKDAVKQRLTVIVEDNGQPSRSATVVVNVAVADSFPEVLSEFTDFTHDKEYNDNLTFYLVLALAVVSFLFITCVVVIISVKIYRWRQSRVLYHSNLPVIPYYPPRYSDTLGTGTLQHVYNYEVCRTTDSRKSDCKFGRAGSQNVLIMDPSSTGTMQRIQSEKSILDEPDSPLEVSYRLFHSSPCQLF